A DNA window from Guyparkeria halophila contains the following coding sequences:
- a CDS encoding REP-associated tyrosine transposase: MPQSRYRHGGLPHLDAPGHFQHIVFHLADSLPREALTSIELELAELPHSRRKRAMARRIAALLDAGLGSCLLADPFCARIVADTLIFGHGNRYWLHDWVIMPNHVHVLIRQGEREPLARIIQSWKRHSAREIRRKGADIYRHAGSESAGLWQRDYWDRYIRDERHLAAVKEYIWQNPVAAGLVSSPEDWPYGSAARGDDET; the protein is encoded by the coding sequence ATGCCCCAATCGCGTTACCGGCACGGAGGGCTTCCGCACCTCGATGCGCCGGGACATTTTCAGCACATTGTCTTTCACCTGGCCGATTCGTTGCCGCGCGAGGCGCTCACCAGCATTGAGTTGGAATTGGCTGAGCTTCCCCATTCTCGACGTAAACGGGCGATGGCTCGCCGGATTGCCGCCTTGTTGGATGCGGGGCTTGGCTCCTGCCTACTTGCTGATCCGTTTTGCGCACGGATTGTGGCGGACACGCTGATTTTCGGTCATGGGAACCGTTACTGGCTCCACGACTGGGTAATCATGCCGAATCATGTTCACGTACTGATTCGTCAGGGCGAGCGTGAGCCCTTGGCGCGAATTATCCAGTCATGGAAGCGACACTCGGCCCGCGAGATTCGGCGCAAAGGAGCGGACATCTATCGGCATGCCGGCAGTGAGAGTGCGGGCCTGTGGCAACGCGACTACTGGGATCGATACATCCGGGATGAGCGTCATCTTGCCGCAGTAAAAGAGTACATCTGGCAAAACCCGGTCGCTGCCGGGTTGGTATCGAGTCCGGAGGACTGGCCCTACGGCTCAGCAGCTCGGGGAGACGACGAAACCTAA
- the glmS gene encoding glutamine--fructose-6-phosphate transaminase (isomerizing): MCGIVAAVAERQVGPILLEGLRRLEYRGYDSAGVALLDEEQGLASARAVGKVAALAEKLEAMPITGQLGIAHTRWATHGVPVERNAHPHLAPNGEYGRVAVVHNGIIENFATLKAELVEAGCAFASDTDTEVIAHLIHHQLELGLSPKAAFDAAVDRLQGAFALAVIVADAPETLFVARQGSPLVIGVGIGEYFAASDALALLPVTQSFIYLEEGDRAVLTRESVAITDTAGQPVERPVRQSAQRAESADRGRFRHFMLKEIHEQPQAIADTLEGRIAHGHILPAAFGVGADAIFASVERVQIIACGTSYHAGMVARYWFEDILRVPCAVEVASEFHYRNPVISPNTLVVALSQSGETADTLAAIRMLKREDPERPVLAICNAPESSLVRESDLVLMTRAGPEISVASTKAFSTQLVSLALLLLAVGRASGRMEEAEEERIVAGLEKVPGRIQDALDHGDRVRELAELLVEKEHALFLGRGPMYPIAMEGALKLKEISYIHAEAYPAGELKHGPLALIDETMPVITIAPQNELLDKLKSNIAEVTARGAELFVFADERAGLHSADFTHVLPVTSNVGRISAPIIFNIPLQLLAYHVAVLKGTDVDQPRNLAKSVTVE, encoded by the coding sequence ATGTGCGGAATCGTCGCAGCGGTAGCCGAACGGCAGGTGGGGCCCATCCTCCTGGAGGGGTTGCGTCGTCTGGAATACCGCGGCTATGACTCGGCCGGGGTGGCCTTGCTTGACGAGGAGCAGGGGTTGGCCTCGGCGCGCGCGGTGGGCAAGGTTGCCGCCCTTGCCGAGAAGCTGGAAGCCATGCCGATCACCGGGCAGCTCGGCATTGCCCACACACGCTGGGCAACCCACGGTGTGCCGGTCGAGCGCAATGCGCACCCGCATTTGGCCCCGAACGGCGAGTACGGCCGTGTTGCCGTGGTGCACAACGGCATCATCGAGAACTTCGCCACGCTCAAGGCTGAACTGGTCGAGGCCGGTTGTGCCTTCGCCTCGGACACCGACACCGAGGTCATCGCGCACCTGATCCACCACCAGCTCGAGTTGGGGCTTTCGCCGAAAGCGGCATTCGATGCAGCGGTCGATCGTCTACAGGGCGCCTTCGCGCTGGCGGTGATCGTCGCTGACGCCCCCGAGACACTGTTCGTCGCCCGTCAGGGCAGCCCCTTGGTGATCGGTGTGGGCATTGGCGAGTACTTTGCCGCCTCCGATGCCCTGGCCCTGCTGCCGGTCACGCAATCGTTCATCTACCTGGAGGAGGGCGACCGCGCGGTGCTCACCCGGGAGTCGGTAGCCATCACCGACACGGCCGGCCAGCCGGTCGAGCGCCCCGTGCGCCAGTCCGCCCAGCGCGCGGAAAGCGCCGATCGGGGTCGCTTCCGCCACTTCATGCTCAAGGAGATCCACGAGCAGCCGCAGGCCATCGCCGACACGCTGGAAGGACGCATCGCTCACGGTCACATTCTGCCGGCGGCGTTCGGCGTGGGCGCCGATGCGATCTTCGCTTCCGTCGAGCGCGTGCAGATCATCGCCTGCGGCACCAGCTATCACGCCGGCATGGTCGCCCGCTACTGGTTCGAGGACATCCTGCGCGTGCCCTGCGCCGTCGAGGTGGCCTCCGAGTTCCACTACCGTAATCCGGTGATCAGTCCCAATACGCTGGTCGTCGCCCTGTCGCAGTCCGGCGAGACCGCCGACACACTCGCCGCCATCCGCATGCTCAAGCGCGAGGATCCAGAGCGCCCAGTGCTTGCCATTTGCAATGCCCCCGAATCCTCGCTGGTGCGCGAGTCGGATCTGGTGCTGATGACCCGCGCCGGCCCGGAAATCTCGGTGGCCTCCACCAAGGCCTTCTCCACCCAGCTTGTCTCGCTGGCCCTGCTGCTGCTCGCCGTGGGCCGTGCCAGTGGGCGCATGGAAGAGGCTGAAGAAGAGCGCATCGTCGCCGGCCTGGAAAAAGTCCCTGGCCGCATCCAGGACGCGCTGGACCACGGCGACCGCGTGCGTGAGCTGGCCGAACTGCTGGTGGAAAAGGAACACGCCCTGTTTCTGGGCCGCGGGCCCATGTACCCGATCGCGATGGAGGGTGCGCTCAAGCTCAAGGAAATCAGCTACATCCACGCCGAAGCGTACCCGGCCGGTGAGCTCAAGCACGGGCCGCTCGCGTTGATCGACGAGACCATGCCGGTGATCACCATCGCGCCGCAGAACGAACTTCTCGACAAGTTGAAGTCCAATATCGCCGAGGTCACTGCGCGCGGGGCGGAGCTGTTCGTTTTCGCCGATGAGCGCGCCGGACTGCACTCGGCAGACTTCACCCATGTGCTGCCGGTCACATCGAATGTGGGTAGAATCAGCGCCCCGATTATTTTCAATATCCCGCTGCAGTTGCTGGCCTACCACGTCGCCGTGCTCAAGGGCACCGACGTGGACCAGCCGCGCAACCTGGCCAAATCGGTCACCGTGGAATAA
- a CDS encoding Wzz/FepE/Etk N-terminal domain-containing protein, whose amino-acid sequence MNEIRPSQPATPNPPRFDDEIDLIDLAVALWRRKWVVIIVAVVITAMAATFAFGRGDASKATSFASIYSLPKVSVDGGDEKPVVAPSAVMELSQRVFVPQALKQDREADTGKDFQKLEVALQQPEDTSLIVIETEATETQSERITDLHKAIMGRIEKLAESEVDDLRAKLDQRIEMLETRLADAESLADSLSKTDGDLSEISLEIAEVKRELLQAELKKSSLSTGRLVELGQQRELDGGTSSTLIVALGAILGLFAGLFAALMVGFVAAARERLHETESTED is encoded by the coding sequence ATGAACGAAATCCGGCCCAGTCAGCCAGCCACACCCAATCCGCCGCGATTCGATGACGAGATCGATCTGATCGACCTCGCCGTCGCGCTCTGGCGGCGCAAATGGGTAGTGATCATCGTGGCGGTGGTGATTACCGCGATGGCGGCCACATTTGCTTTCGGGCGGGGTGATGCATCCAAGGCCACATCATTTGCCTCGATCTATAGCCTGCCGAAAGTTTCAGTTGATGGTGGTGATGAAAAGCCCGTCGTTGCACCGAGTGCGGTGATGGAACTGAGCCAGCGGGTTTTCGTGCCGCAGGCCTTGAAGCAGGATCGCGAGGCGGATACCGGCAAAGATTTCCAAAAACTGGAAGTAGCCCTCCAACAGCCCGAGGACACGTCGTTGATCGTGATTGAGACCGAGGCCACCGAGACACAGTCGGAACGCATCACTGACCTGCATAAGGCGATCATGGGGCGAATCGAGAAGCTGGCCGAGTCCGAAGTGGATGATCTGCGTGCAAAGCTCGATCAGCGCATCGAGATGCTAGAGACCCGTCTGGCGGACGCTGAGTCGCTAGCCGATTCCCTTTCAAAGACCGATGGTGACCTTTCTGAAATCTCGCTGGAAATAGCGGAAGTAAAGCGAGAATTATTGCAGGCCGAGTTGAAGAAATCGTCTTTGAGCACCGGTCGCCTGGTGGAGCTGGGTCAGCAACGTGAACTCGATGGGGGAACATCGAGCACCTTGATCGTTGCCCTCGGCGCCATCCTCGGCCTGTTCGCCGGTCTGTTCGCTGCCCTGATGGTGGGCTTTGTCGCCGCGGCGCGCGAGCGCCTGCACGAAACCGAATCCACGGAAGACTGA
- the tviB gene encoding Vi polysaccharide biosynthesis UDP-N-acetylglucosamine C-6 dehydrogenase TviB, which produces MTQSTFAAPQETRIAMIGLGYVGLPLAVAFGRVQPVVGFDINAKRIAELKDGIDHTREVEPDELAEATQLSFTDRLEDIADCNVFIVTVPTPIDRYKRPDLSPLIGASTTVGQVLKKGDVVIYESTVYPGATEDDCVPVLEQTSGLTFNVDFFAGYSPERINPGDKEHRVSDIMKVTAGSTPEAAEFIDSLYRRVIHAGTHLAPAIRVAEAAKVIENTQRDVNIALVNELAMLFNKMGVDTQAVLEAAATKWNFLPFKPGLVGGHCIGVDPYYLTQKAQEIGYHPEMILAGRRTNDGMGEYVAAQIVQLMTRRRVQVVDSKVLILGLTFKENCPDLRNTRVVDVINELRDYNVNVEVHDPWADPAQACDEYGISLVEQPAQGHYDAVVIAVSHNQFVQLGAQGIRSLARDGGLVYDIKHVLGRDEVDGRL; this is translated from the coding sequence ATGACGCAATCCACCTTTGCCGCGCCCCAGGAAACCCGCATCGCCATGATCGGCCTGGGCTACGTCGGCCTGCCGCTCGCGGTCGCCTTCGGTCGCGTCCAGCCGGTGGTCGGATTCGACATCAACGCCAAGCGCATCGCCGAGCTCAAGGACGGTATCGACCACACCCGAGAGGTCGAGCCGGATGAACTGGCCGAGGCGACCCAGCTTTCCTTCACCGATCGCCTCGAAGATATCGCCGATTGCAATGTCTTCATCGTCACCGTCCCCACGCCGATCGACCGCTACAAGCGCCCGGACCTCAGCCCGCTGATCGGCGCCTCCACGACGGTCGGGCAGGTGCTGAAAAAGGGTGACGTGGTGATCTACGAATCCACTGTCTACCCCGGCGCGACGGAAGACGACTGCGTACCGGTCCTGGAGCAGACCAGCGGCCTGACCTTCAACGTAGACTTCTTCGCCGGCTACAGCCCCGAGCGTATCAACCCCGGCGACAAGGAACACCGCGTCTCTGACATCATGAAGGTTACCGCCGGCTCCACGCCCGAGGCCGCCGAGTTCATCGATTCGCTCTATCGGCGCGTTATTCACGCCGGCACGCACCTTGCCCCGGCCATTCGCGTCGCCGAGGCCGCGAAGGTGATCGAGAACACCCAGCGGGACGTGAACATCGCCCTGGTCAACGAACTGGCCATGCTGTTCAACAAGATGGGCGTGGATACCCAGGCCGTGCTCGAAGCCGCCGCCACCAAGTGGAACTTCCTGCCGTTCAAGCCGGGCCTGGTGGGTGGCCACTGCATCGGTGTCGATCCGTACTACCTCACCCAGAAGGCCCAGGAAATCGGCTACCACCCCGAGATGATCCTCGCTGGCCGCCGTACCAACGATGGCATGGGCGAATACGTCGCCGCCCAGATCGTGCAGCTGATGACCCGGCGCCGGGTGCAGGTCGTCGACTCCAAGGTGCTCATCCTCGGCCTGACCTTCAAGGAAAACTGCCCGGACCTGCGCAACACCCGCGTGGTCGACGTCATCAACGAACTGCGTGACTACAACGTCAACGTCGAGGTCCATGATCCGTGGGCAGATCCTGCCCAGGCCTGCGATGAATACGGTATCTCCTTGGTCGAGCAGCCGGCGCAAGGGCACTACGACGCCGTTGTGATCGCCGTGTCGCATAACCAATTCGTGCAACTGGGAGCACAAGGCATCCGATCCCTGGCCCGCGATGGGGGGCTGGTCTACGACATCAAGCACGTACTTGGACGCGACGAAGTCGACGGGCGCCTGTAA
- a CDS encoding Gfo/Idh/MocA family protein produces the protein MFPTIKDRKIRIAVVGCGRISRNHFGSIEKHADNLELAAVCDTDKPTLDEHAEKYGVPGYDNMETMLESENIDLVALCTPSGIHPDQAELAARYKVNVMTEKPMATRWSDGMRMVKACDDARVRLFVVKQNRRNSTLQLLKRAVQEKRFGRINMVHLNVFWTRPQEYYDASKWRGTWELDGGAFMNQASHYVDLFDWLIGPIADVQAMTGTLGRDIEVEDSGVLNVRWRTGALGSMSVTMLTYPKNLEGSITILGEKGTVKVGGVAVNEIEHWEFDEPRDYDEDVVKANYETTSVYGFGHPLYYKNVVDTLRGDAEPETDGREGLKSLELLIAAYLSARDRKTISLPLEY, from the coding sequence ATGTTTCCAACAATCAAGGATCGCAAGATTCGCATCGCCGTGGTCGGCTGCGGCCGCATTTCCCGCAACCATTTCGGCTCAATCGAAAAACACGCCGACAATCTCGAACTGGCCGCGGTCTGCGACACCGATAAGCCCACGCTGGATGAGCACGCCGAAAAGTACGGCGTGCCGGGCTACGACAACATGGAAACCATGCTCGAGTCGGAAAACATCGACCTGGTGGCGCTGTGCACCCCCAGCGGTATCCATCCGGACCAGGCGGAACTGGCCGCGCGCTACAAGGTCAACGTGATGACCGAAAAGCCCATGGCCACCCGCTGGTCGGATGGCATGCGCATGGTCAAGGCCTGCGACGATGCCCGAGTACGCCTGTTCGTGGTCAAGCAGAATCGCCGCAACAGCACACTGCAACTACTCAAGCGCGCCGTGCAGGAAAAGCGCTTCGGTCGCATCAACATGGTCCACCTGAATGTCTTCTGGACCCGTCCGCAGGAATACTACGACGCCAGCAAGTGGCGCGGCACCTGGGAACTGGACGGCGGTGCCTTCATGAACCAGGCCAGCCACTATGTCGACCTGTTCGACTGGCTGATCGGCCCCATCGCCGACGTGCAGGCCATGACCGGCACGCTGGGTCGCGATATCGAGGTCGAAGACTCCGGCGTGCTCAACGTCCGCTGGCGCACCGGTGCTCTGGGTTCCATGTCCGTGACCATGTTGACCTACCCGAAGAACCTCGAGGGTTCGATCACTATCCTGGGTGAAAAAGGCACCGTAAAAGTCGGCGGCGTCGCGGTAAACGAAATCGAGCACTGGGAATTCGACGAACCGCGCGACTACGACGAGGACGTCGTCAAGGCCAACTACGAAACCACCTCCGTCTATGGCTTCGGTCACCCGCTCTACTACAAGAACGTCGTCGACACCCTGCGCGGTGACGCCGAACCGGAAACCGACGGCCGCGAAGGCCTCAAGTCTCTCGAACTTCTCATCGCCGCCTACCTCTCCGCCCGCGACCGGAAGACCATCTCCCTGCCTTTGGAGTATTGA
- a CDS encoding GxxExxY protein: protein MLECEDLTYAVRGAIFEVSRELGAGFLESVYEKSLAHERTVRGLGVERQMPVTTYYKQVAVGQHVLDLLVEDQLVIELKAVRALVPEHEAQLLHYLKATGYRLGLLVNFTHPKAQVKRLIR from the coding sequence ATGTTGGAATGTGAAGATCTCACCTACGCGGTGAGAGGGGCGATATTCGAGGTGTCGCGGGAGTTGGGCGCCGGATTTCTCGAATCCGTATACGAGAAATCTCTGGCGCACGAGCGGACAGTTCGCGGTCTAGGCGTCGAACGACAGATGCCCGTGACCACGTACTACAAGCAGGTGGCCGTAGGTCAGCATGTGCTCGACCTCCTCGTTGAGGACCAACTGGTCATTGAACTGAAGGCAGTGCGGGCCTTGGTACCGGAACATGAAGCCCAGTTGCTGCACTACTTGAAGGCAACCGGGTATCGGCTAGGGCTTTTGGTGAATTTCACCCACCCCAAGGCCCAGGTGAAACGCCTTATCCGCTGA
- a CDS encoding acyltransferase: MNYQVHETAIVDEGAQIGADTRIWHWVHVSGGARIGEKCSFGQNVFVGNRVVIGDNVKVQNNVSVYDDVTLEDDVFCGPSMVFTNVYNPRSAVPRKDEYRPTLVKQGATLGANCTIVCGVTVGHHAFIGAGAVINRDVPDYALMVGVPAKQIGWMSEHGERLDLPLEGEGQTTCPHTGDIYRLSHGMVSKEG; this comes from the coding sequence ATGAATTACCAAGTACACGAAACAGCCATCGTCGACGAAGGCGCCCAGATCGGCGCCGACACCCGCATCTGGCACTGGGTACACGTCTCAGGCGGTGCCCGCATTGGCGAGAAGTGCTCGTTCGGCCAGAACGTCTTCGTCGGCAACCGCGTGGTGATCGGCGACAACGTCAAGGTGCAGAACAATGTCTCGGTCTACGACGACGTCACTCTTGAAGACGATGTCTTCTGCGGCCCGAGCATGGTGTTCACCAACGTCTACAACCCGCGATCGGCTGTACCGCGCAAAGACGAATACCGCCCGACGCTCGTCAAGCAGGGCGCAACCCTGGGCGCGAACTGCACCATCGTCTGCGGCGTCACCGTCGGCCACCACGCCTTCATCGGCGCCGGCGCCGTCATCAACCGCGACGTACCCGACTATGCCCTCATGGTCGGCGTGCCGGCCAAACAGATCGGCTGGATGAGCGAACACGGCGAACGCCTCGACCTGCCCTTAGAAGGCGAGGGCCAGACAACATGCCCGCATACTGGTGACATTTACCGCTTGAGCCACGGAATGGTTAGTAAAGAGGGATAG
- a CDS encoding DegT/DnrJ/EryC1/StrS family aminotransferase produces the protein MQFIDLAAQQARIKDKIDANIQRVLAHGKYILGPEVAELEEKLADFTGAKYCISCANGTDALQIAQMAVGVGPGDEVIVPGFSYIATAETPAVLGARPVYVDIDPVTYNMDSAKIEAAITSKTRAIIPVSLYGQCADFDEINAIAEKHGIPVIEDGAQSFGATYKGKRSCNLTTIGTTSFFPSKPLGAYGDGGALFTNDEELATKLRQIARHGQDRRYHHLRVGVNSRLDTLQAAILLPKLEILEEELARRNEVADRYNSLLSATDIHGHPLTQTPSETIRDFRGKTPVVKEHNISAWAQYTIRVNDREAVQGALKDAGIPTAVHYPIPLNKQPAVSDDATSLPEGDLAATRVISLPLHPYLPHQAQDKIVANILAV, from the coding sequence ATGCAGTTCATCGACCTCGCCGCGCAGCAGGCGCGCATCAAGGACAAAATCGACGCGAACATTCAGCGAGTGCTTGCCCACGGCAAGTACATTCTCGGCCCGGAAGTGGCCGAGTTGGAAGAAAAACTCGCCGACTTCACCGGCGCGAAGTACTGCATTTCCTGCGCCAACGGTACGGACGCCCTGCAGATTGCCCAAATGGCCGTCGGCGTCGGTCCTGGTGACGAGGTGATCGTCCCGGGCTTCTCCTACATCGCGACCGCGGAAACACCCGCCGTACTGGGTGCGAGACCGGTCTATGTCGACATCGATCCGGTTACCTACAACATGGATTCGGCAAAGATTGAAGCCGCGATTACGTCGAAGACACGCGCAATCATCCCCGTTTCTCTATATGGCCAGTGTGCCGACTTCGATGAAATCAATGCGATTGCGGAAAAGCACGGCATCCCGGTGATCGAGGACGGCGCGCAGAGTTTTGGTGCCACCTACAAGGGCAAACGATCCTGCAACCTCACCACCATCGGCACCACCAGCTTCTTCCCCAGCAAGCCCCTGGGCGCGTACGGCGACGGCGGCGCGCTGTTTACGAACGACGAAGAACTGGCCACGAAGCTGCGCCAGATCGCCCGCCACGGCCAGGACCGCCGCTACCACCACCTGCGCGTGGGTGTGAATAGCCGCCTGGACACTCTTCAAGCCGCCATTCTGCTGCCCAAACTGGAAATCCTTGAAGAGGAGCTTGCCCGCCGAAACGAGGTTGCGGATCGATACAACAGCCTCTTATCTGCCACGGACATCCACGGACACCCGCTGACACAAACCCCGTCCGAGACCATCCGTGATTTCCGTGGCAAAACCCCTGTCGTCAAGGAGCACAACATCAGCGCCTGGGCGCAGTACACCATCCGCGTGAACGATCGCGAGGCAGTTCAGGGAGCGCTCAAGGACGCCGGGATTCCCACCGCCGTGCACTACCCGATCCCCCTGAACAAGCAGCCGGCGGTAAGTGACGACGCCACATCGTTGCCTGAAGGAGACTTGGCTGCGACGCGCGTAATCAGCCTACCACTTCACCCCTATCTCCCGCATCAAGCCCAAGATAAGATAGTCGCCAACATCCTTGCAGTATGA
- a CDS encoding glycosyltransferase translates to MKILLLAPAKNPLIRRLKARLLERGCEVVLVSYDDGADYRLRGRGRFSDYLRFWGIRGIVKKEAPDVIHAHGVNHYGLLASFQWSVPVVLAAWGSDVLGVAQRSNPVARFVLRAINAWSVSRASKIHSSAQHVLDEARRQAVFAKKEKFTSFYWGLPPVCGDAKSVQTGESHDCLTGSGLKPDDRVVLFPRGLRSLYRPLLVLDLIRKWNELNPDRVCVVLKAFSKPYDEKVFFENANGANFVYIDRLLDDGELCCLYSKTDIHVNVPISDALGGGVIEPIQFGSVPVLSDLKPYRDLLAITQGSLLESESDQGLERAISTAESLAKQPIKSKYSEYSATTVVSNVIDLYEKVIGRRTT, encoded by the coding sequence GTGAAAATATTACTCTTGGCACCCGCAAAAAACCCTTTGATCCGCCGTCTTAAAGCGCGATTGCTAGAGCGGGGCTGCGAGGTGGTTCTCGTCTCTTATGATGATGGGGCCGATTATCGTTTAAGGGGAAGGGGGCGTTTCTCAGATTATCTCCGTTTTTGGGGTATTCGCGGAATAGTCAAAAAGGAGGCCCCCGATGTTATCCATGCCCACGGGGTGAACCATTATGGTTTGCTGGCTAGTTTCCAGTGGTCCGTGCCGGTTGTGTTAGCAGCATGGGGTAGCGATGTTTTAGGAGTGGCGCAGAGATCAAATCCGGTAGCCAGGTTTGTTCTGCGCGCGATTAATGCCTGGTCGGTGTCGCGCGCATCTAAGATCCATTCATCGGCGCAGCATGTTTTGGATGAAGCTAGGCGGCAGGCTGTTTTTGCAAAAAAGGAAAAATTTACTTCGTTTTATTGGGGGCTTCCGCCCGTTTGTGGTGACGCAAAAAGTGTGCAAACGGGTGAATCTCATGATTGTTTAACCGGTTCTGGTCTGAAACCGGACGACCGTGTCGTACTATTTCCGAGAGGACTCCGTTCGTTATATCGTCCGTTGCTTGTTTTAGATTTGATAAGAAAATGGAACGAACTCAATCCTGACCGAGTGTGTGTGGTGCTGAAAGCGTTTTCGAAGCCTTATGATGAGAAGGTTTTCTTTGAGAACGCAAATGGCGCAAATTTTGTTTATATCGATCGCTTATTGGATGATGGCGAGCTGTGCTGTCTGTACAGTAAAACTGATATTCATGTGAACGTTCCGATCAGCGATGCCTTGGGTGGCGGGGTGATCGAGCCGATTCAGTTTGGCAGTGTTCCGGTGTTAAGCGACTTGAAGCCCTATCGCGACCTGTTGGCGATCACCCAAGGCTCCTTGCTTGAGTCGGAATCTGATCAAGGTTTGGAGCGCGCGATTAGCACAGCGGAAAGCCTTGCCAAACAGCCAATTAAGTCAAAATATAGCGAATACTCGGCTACGACCGTGGTGAGCAATGTGATAGACCTATATGAAAAGGTTATCGGGCGGCGCACAACGTGA
- a CDS encoding flippase — MKRLSGGAQREAGLPISPSGFDLQAWRVVMNELRNIGRTLRQGFLIRAGLGSIVIKFSSKIISLVTVVVLANVLGASDFGVFVFIIALIGLLSMPAQLGLSNLVMKVTSAELVSRDWSAIKGVWRWSTRLSLASSSIIVLVAVAISVGFVESINDKLFYGFLVSLPLVFFVPLSNIRGGALRGLHLVNLGQFPEQIIRPGLFLVLVALSVLFGYESSVEAAIAMSVTAAAVAFVSGQFLLSRYTPNAVRSTKPDYSSWRSWLYAAIPLSLTEGASLIMANTDSVMLGMFSTSSAVGVYKIAVQGAVLIAFVMDALSMVVAPYFSKLHASDKKYELQKLVSYTCLASFVFALFAFLFFVIFGELLLEVLFASDFSFAYIPLLILSVSHLVSSWVGPVGVLLNMTGSHRVVLVAVASASILNVALNFVLIPAFSLEGAAWATGISLIYWKTFLWLASKRQLDINSSPSPLCSSLFSSR; from the coding sequence ATGAAAAGGTTATCGGGCGGCGCACAACGTGAAGCTGGGCTGCCCATCAGTCCTTCTGGTTTTGACCTCCAAGCCTGGCGAGTCGTCATGAATGAACTCAGGAATATCGGACGTACCCTTCGCCAAGGATTTTTAATTCGCGCGGGGCTAGGCAGCATTGTAATAAAATTTTCTTCGAAGATTATATCGCTCGTTACCGTTGTGGTTTTGGCTAATGTTCTGGGTGCAAGCGATTTCGGCGTGTTTGTGTTCATTATCGCGCTCATTGGGCTTTTAAGCATGCCTGCTCAGCTTGGCCTTTCAAATCTTGTAATGAAGGTGACTTCTGCCGAACTCGTATCGCGTGATTGGTCTGCAATAAAAGGTGTTTGGCGTTGGTCGACGCGTCTAAGCTTAGCTTCATCATCTATCATTGTCCTCGTTGCGGTCGCTATATCAGTTGGCTTCGTTGAATCTATCAATGATAAACTTTTTTATGGGTTTCTTGTTAGCCTTCCGTTAGTGTTTTTTGTACCCCTTTCAAATATTCGAGGAGGGGCGCTTCGCGGATTGCATCTGGTTAATTTGGGGCAATTTCCAGAGCAAATAATTCGACCGGGCTTGTTTTTGGTGTTAGTCGCTTTGTCCGTGCTTTTTGGTTATGAGAGTAGTGTTGAAGCGGCGATTGCGATGAGCGTGACAGCTGCTGCCGTGGCCTTTGTGAGCGGCCAGTTTCTACTGTCCAGATATACGCCTAATGCCGTGAGATCGACTAAGCCAGACTATTCTAGTTGGAGATCGTGGCTTTATGCCGCGATCCCGTTGTCGCTTACGGAAGGTGCGTCATTAATCATGGCGAACACAGACTCTGTCATGCTTGGCATGTTTTCGACATCCTCGGCAGTTGGGGTGTATAAAATTGCCGTACAGGGGGCGGTCCTCATTGCCTTTGTTATGGATGCCTTGAGCATGGTGGTGGCGCCGTATTTTTCTAAGCTGCACGCAAGTGATAAAAAGTACGAATTGCAGAAATTGGTTTCATATACTTGTTTGGCTTCGTTTGTGTTTGCGTTGTTTGCATTTTTATTCTTCGTCATTTTTGGGGAATTATTACTTGAGGTGTTATTCGCTTCCGATTTTTCGTTTGCGTACATTCCGCTTTTGATTCTTTCGGTGTCGCATTTGGTGAGCTCATGGGTCGGGCCAGTTGGTGTTTTGCTTAATATGACGGGCAGCCATAGGGTTGTTTTGGTGGCGGTTGCATCCGCGAGCATTTTGAACGTTGCTCTGAATTTTGTGTTAATTCCGGCTTTTTCTTTGGAAGGCGCCGCGTGGGCAACCGGCATTTCATTGATTTACTGGAAGACTTTTTTGTGGCTGGCTTCAAAAAGACAACTGGATATCAATAGCAGCCCATCACCCCTATGTTCCAGTCTGTTTTCTTCAAGATGA